The stretch of DNA AGCTCAGCAATCCCATTGTAATGATCCGCCTCAAACACAAACCTGTAGAAGATGTTGCTCACCGCCTTGCGGATAAACGACCTATTCCCCATGAATTTTCCGTATATCCTGTGCAAGACTGCCTTCAAGCATTCCCTCTCCCTAGGGTCATCAGAATCGAACAGGTCCAGAAGCCTAGAGATGAATGAGTTGTCCATGTACTTCCTAGCGACCTTCACATCGACAACCGGTGACATCACAAACCGGAGCAGCAGCTCGTACACGACCTGCAGGTGGTACCAGGAGGGGTCAAAGAATGGCTCGTCCTCATCAGTGGCGCCGCCGGAGTGGAGCTTGGGCGGGAAGACCCTGAAGAGGTTGATGGCGAACATGCGGACGCAGGCCGAGATCATTGCCTCCGTGAGGGGCTCCTCAGCCCCGGAGACGCAGTCGACGAGGGACACGAGCACCTGCCGCTTCCTCTCCACATCCGGTGAGTCCCTCCCCCGCTCGGCGGCGAAGTCGAACACCACGCAGCAGACGTTGAGCTTGCGGAGGAACACGTCCTCCCTGGTCTCCGACCCAGGCGCCGCGGCGACGGCCGACGCCTGCGGCGGAGGCGATGCTCTCAGCTCCGCTTTAGCCCCATTGGCTCCACACGACGGCGGCGACTTCTGCAGCGGCGAGCCTCGGCCGCCGCTGCCGGATTTGAGCGACTTCTGTGAGATCTTGCCAAGAAACTGCTTCcacatggcggcggcggcagcagcagagtGCGGGTGCCCACCGCTGGCATCAAAGACCCGTTTCAACAATCCATGGGAAGGCCACGGACAACTACCGACCACCCACTATACCGACCCCCAGAAACTGAGCGGCGAATCTTGGACGGCAAAGAACCGTGCGGCCGTCGGACAGTGGAGCGGAAGCGTCAGAAGAGGATCCCGTGGTAGCTGGACGGGCTCAGACCCGGAGGCGAGCCGCGGAGGCTGCCATGGATGGGATCTCGCGGGGGGTAGAGGAGGGGGCAGAAAGCGCAGAGCTTTGGGCGGATTCGCAGTGGGGAGCTCGAGCTTACAGCTGGGTGTCGGG from Panicum hallii strain FIL2 chromosome 3, PHallii_v3.1, whole genome shotgun sequence encodes:
- the LOC112884763 gene encoding serine/threonine protein phosphatase 2A 57 kDa regulatory subunit B' kappa isoform-like, which gives rise to MWKQFLGKISQKSLKSGSGGRGSPLQKSPPSCGANGAKAELRASPPPQASAVAAAPGSETREDVFLRKLNVCCVVFDFAAERGRDSPDVERKRQVLVSLVDCVSGAEEPLTEAMISACVRMFAINLFRVFPPKLHSGGATDEDEPFFDPSWYHLQVVYELLLRFVMSPVVDVKVARKYMDNSFISRLLDLFDSDDPRERECLKAVLHRIYGKFMGNRSFIRKAVSNIFYRFVFEADHYNGIAELLEVFGSVISGFAKPLKEEHKLFLWKALIPLHKPKTVGVYLPQLTYCITQFIEKEPKLTGTVIRGLLKYWPVTNSQKEMMFLGELEEVLELTEMADFQKCVVPLFRRIAQCLNSSHFQVAERALFLWNNKHLFDLISQNRQVILPIIYPALERNARWHWNQSVLNVTMNVRKMFFDMDERLLLTCETNFQAEEKRRAASEERRRLVWERLERNAAFQSVTGDIGFAVPPTSAPLVAPAMT